GCAAAGTACACAAAATCTTTTAGTCTTACCCAGGTTTGTCTCAGAATAATTTTTGGAACTGGCTTTTTGTAACGAGGCATTTCCATAACCAATCCTGTCGGGGAACCTTTTATGTATCTGTTTAATAATCTTCCCAGAATGTACATTAATATGAAAGTCAAGGCGTATATTATTATTGCATAGATAGGCCCTAAAAATGCAGCAACAAGTCCTAGCAAGATGACAGTTCTTGCAGAACAGGGCACAAGAGTGGCAAGGGTCGCGGCAATAAATCTGTCCCTGTCTCTTTCCATAATACGTGTTCCAAGTACTGCCGGGACAGTGCATCCAAATCCTTCGATAAGTGGCATAAACGCTTTTCCATGTAATCCTAATTTATGCATTACATTGTCCGTGAGAAATGCAATGCGTGCAAGATATCCACTATCTTCAAGGAGTGCAAGAATTAAGTAAAATGGCGCAATATATGGCAGCACAATGGCTATCCCAGCAATAATTCCTATCATAAGGCCATTCCAGAGCAACCTATTTACAATGGGAGGAAGCGGCAGTTGTATGAAGATTGGTTTGAGTAATTCCAAAGAGGTACTAAGTAACTCTGAGAAATAGCTTCCAAATTTAAATACTCCGTAGAAGATTAAAAGTATGAGTCCTAGGAGTAAAATGTATCCAGTTATTTTGTTTAAGGCAATTTTATCTATATTATCCCCAATATTTATTTTTGTCTTGCCTTTTTTCTTTGTTACTTGTTCTGCGATGCGCGATGCCATTGTATACCGCTCGGAAATAATTACTGTTTCTGGTGATTCGCCGTGTATTTTGGTAAGTTCTTTTTTAAGTTTTTCTGCAAGTGCAATAATATCAGGATTTTTTACTATCGTTTTTATTGAGATGTCATTTTCAAGCAATTTTATTGCTATAAAGCGGGGCGGGTAAAAAATATCTATTTCTTTTTCTATTTCTGAGGTAAGGATGTTGATTTTTTCCTCTACTTCCTTCCCATATAAAATAGGTTTTATCTTCTTTGTATTTTTGATGACTTCTTTTGATTTCTCAAAAAGTTCTTTCAGTCCTTTGTTCCGTACTGCAATAGTTGGAACTACCGGTACGCCAAGCAGGCTGGAAAGCATTTCAAAATCAATGCTTAACCCTTTGTTTTCCATAGCGTCATACTGGTTTAATGCAACAATAAGTGGGGATTCCAGTTCAATAAGCTGAAGGGTGAAAAATAAATTTCTTTCAAGGCTTGAGGCATCCACTACATTTATTACAGCATCTGGTTTTTCTTTTGCAATAAATTCACGAGAAACAATTTCTTCTTCAGAATATGTTGAGAGGGAATAGATACCCGGAAGATCAACAACATGAATTTTTGTTCCTTCCTGTTCAATGAGACCCTCAGCTTTTTCTACTGTTTTGCCGGGCCAGTTTCCTATGATTTGATTGCCACCGGTAAATTGATTAAAAATTACACTTTTCCCCACATTTGCATTACCTGCAAGTGTAATTGTGTATAACTTCCTGTTCATATTTTTTCTACATATATACGTGAAGCAATATTTCTTCCAATTGCAAGGCGCGTGCCCATAACAGATATTTCTATAGGTCCTATAGGCATATTCCTTATTACCTCTATTACACTGCCGGGGATAAGGCCCATTTCTTGAAGTCTTCGTGCAAGTCCCATTCCCATTCCGTGTTTTCTTTTACGCCAGGGTCCTAGTCCCTGGTTTTTAAATCGTTCATGACCTGTTGAAAAACCTATTACTTTAGCTTTATCTCCAGGATTTAGATGTATTAAAGTTATTTTTTCGCCCATATTTTTTCTCTCCTATTTATTAGGTGAACCTAACTTTTAAATTATATCATGGTATAATTGGTTGTCAAGAGAGAAAATCATTTTTAGAGATCGAGAAACCCTTTTTCTTTTAAGGCATTTTTAATTTTTTCCAATCTTTCTTTTGAATCTGCTTCTACTGTGTGGAGGTGTATTCCGTTAGACAGAGTAAGAAGTGGTTTTGCATGGGCAGTTTCCATTTTGGCAAGGAAACGCCTGATATCTCCAATTGTTTCTATATTTAGATTACCTCTTATCTCTCCGTAAAGCGGGTGCTCAACTATGACATCTAAAACTCTTCCCCCGTTTTGTACAATTATTGACAATTCTTTCTCTATGGATTCTTTTGTATGTTTTACAGCAAAGACAGTTTTAACGCCTCTTTCTTTTTGCATTGCATATCCCTTTGGAGTTGCATTTATTTTGTATCCTGCAGCACGCAGGAGGGCAATATCTTTTATAATTATCTGTCTTGTAACTCCCATTACTTTGGCGACCTCTGTGCCGGACATAACAGATACTTTATTTTGAAGCAGATTCAATATTGCTTTTCTCCTTTCCTTATCATTCATTTAATAGTACCTCCTTTTTAGATTGTTGTTTTGATCTGCCCGTTCTAAGGCTTACCAGTATAAATGTTAAGGTGGATATAATAGCACACCATACACCGGGCCACATACCGAGAGGAAAATATTTGGTAGAGTATAAAATTATGACAGTTGTTCCTCCGGCAAGGATGCTTGTGATAGCCCCCATTTTTGTTGCTCTTTTCCAGAATATGCCAATATAAGCAGGTGCAGTTGCAAGAAGGCCTGCAGATGACATCACGGAAAGTTCAACTATTGCGCCAAATCTTCCTATTGCAAATATGAATGCAAGGATAGCAATTATTGGAACCATCAATACACCGAATGGCAGCTGTCTTTCTTTATTAGTTTTAGAAATCTTGCCAAAGATATCTACTGTACACATAGAGCTTAACGATAGGATAATGGAGTCAACTGTTGATACGGAAGCGGCAACAATGCTGATAAACACAATGAGAGCAAGAGCAGTTGGCACACGATTTAAAATCTCCATAGTAACTGTGTCTGTTTTTAAGATGTTTGGAAAGATACATTTTGCTGCAAGACCGAGATTTACCACGATGAATGTATATATAAGGCCAAAGAGAGAAAATCCTATTACCATATTTTTTAAACTCTTTCTATCCTTTGGCAAAAACATTCTCTGGGATACCTGTGGGTTTGTCAATGCAAAGAACATCCAGGGTATTGAAAGGCCAATGAATTTTTGGTATGACATATTTTTTGCAGAAAGCAGTTCGGGATGACTGT
Above is a window of Caldisericota bacterium DNA encoding:
- a CDS encoding transcription repressor NadR, with product MNDKERRKAILNLLQNKVSVMSGTEVAKVMGVTRQIIIKDIALLRAAGYKINATPKGYAMQKERGVKTVFAVKHTKESIEKELSIIVQNGGRVLDVIVEHPLYGEIRGNLNIETIGDIRRFLAKMETAHAKPLLTLSNGIHLHTVEADSKERLEKIKNALKEKGFLDL
- a CDS encoding ferrous iron transport protein A — translated: MGEKITLIHLNPGDKAKVIGFSTGHERFKNQGLGPWRKRKHGMGMGLARRLQEMGLIPGSVIEVIRNMPIGPIEISVMGTRLAIGRNIASRIYVEKI
- a CDS encoding sodium:solute symporter family protein is translated as MKTSAVILVFAIWFAIGCLISYYAKKKRGRGIAEYFIANRKLGGFAAAMTYSATTYSAFMMVGLIGMAYAVGASAMGFELTYLISTVLLLVYFAPKFWAMGKQYNCITPTELLSKRYKSNLLGIIVTVFALIMLVPYMSVQFTGIGYLLQGLAGIPYIVGITIALIVIITYTFWGGMRSVAWTDALQAVVMIIASIVLLFYVVLSGFGNFGNFFGTLQNSHPELLSAKNMSYQKFIGLSIPWMFFALTNPQVSQRMFLPKDRKSLKNMVIGFSLFGLIYTFIVVNLGLAAKCIFPNILKTDTVTMEILNRVPTALALIVFISIVAASVSTVDSIILSLSSMCTVDIFGKISKTNKERQLPFGVLMVPIIAILAFIFAIGRFGAIVELSVMSSAGLLATAPAYIGIFWKRATKMGAITSILAGGTTVIILYSTKYFPLGMWPGVWCAIISTLTFILVSLRTGRSKQQSKKEVLLNE
- the feoB gene encoding ferrous iron transport protein B, which codes for MNRKLYTITLAGNANVGKSVIFNQFTGGNQIIGNWPGKTVEKAEGLIEQEGTKIHVVDLPGIYSLSTYSEEEIVSREFIAKEKPDAVINVVDASSLERNLFFTLQLIELESPLIVALNQYDAMENKGLSIDFEMLSSLLGVPVVPTIAVRNKGLKELFEKSKEVIKNTKKIKPILYGKEVEEKINILTSEIEKEIDIFYPPRFIAIKLLENDISIKTIVKNPDIIALAEKLKKELTKIHGESPETVIISERYTMASRIAEQVTKKKGKTKINIGDNIDKIALNKITGYILLLGLILLIFYGVFKFGSYFSELLSTSLELLKPIFIQLPLPPIVNRLLWNGLMIGIIAGIAIVLPYIAPFYLILALLEDSGYLARIAFLTDNVMHKLGLHGKAFMPLIEGFGCTVPAVLGTRIMERDRDRFIAATLATLVPCSARTVILLGLVAAFLGPIYAIIIYALTFILMYILGRLLNRYIKGSPTGLVMEMPRYKKPVPKIILRQTWVRLKDFVYFAFPIIIAANIVMEVFTELNWVVPIANFFKPVMTNWLGLPPLAGITFLFGVLRKELTLIMLSALYHTANFAEILTPRQIFIFGFVTMIYIPCIATIAVFKREFGWKRATTVAIGEFLGAIVLGGILNQVLRIFMP